In Synechococcus sp. KORDI-100, a single window of DNA contains:
- a CDS encoding 2-phosphosulfolactate phosphatase family protein, which translates to MQVFYFDVPAEMPADCKPEAAVVIDVLRATTTIAWALYNGAEAVEAFADLQRLNASAEAWTGSPRLLLGERGGQMLAGFDLGNSPVAVVPEIVGGKRLFMSTTNGTRALDRVRDVPLLLTAALPNREAVAQRLQSKQPAMLAIVGSGWEGAYSLEDSLAAGALGARLKELDPEGVVIANDELMAAIALWDQWKQNPEGCLRAASHGQRLIRLGDHDADFRCCAGLDQLNVVPTQVEPGVLKAA; encoded by the coding sequence ATGCAGGTCTTCTATTTCGATGTGCCCGCTGAGATGCCAGCGGATTGCAAGCCCGAGGCGGCTGTGGTGATCGATGTTCTGCGGGCGACGACCACCATCGCCTGGGCCCTTTACAACGGCGCTGAAGCAGTGGAAGCGTTTGCCGACCTGCAGCGTCTCAACGCATCGGCTGAAGCCTGGACTGGCAGCCCCCGGTTGCTCCTGGGCGAACGCGGCGGACAGATGTTGGCTGGCTTTGACCTCGGCAATTCCCCTGTGGCCGTGGTGCCTGAAATCGTGGGCGGAAAACGCTTGTTCATGAGCACCACGAACGGCACCCGCGCCCTGGATCGCGTGCGGGACGTTCCCCTGCTGTTGACCGCTGCCCTGCCCAATCGGGAGGCGGTTGCCCAGCGCCTGCAGAGCAAACAGCCGGCGATGCTCGCCATCGTCGGCAGTGGGTGGGAAGGGGCCTATTCCCTTGAAGACTCCCTCGCGGCCGGAGCCCTCGGTGCCAGGCTGAAGGAGCTCGATCCTGAGGGGGTCGTGATCGCTAACGATGAGCTCATGGCTGCGATCGCCCTCTGGGATCAGTGGAAGCAGAATCCAGAGGGATGTTTGCGTGCGGCCAGCCATGGCCAGCGCCTGATTCGTCTCGGCGATCACGACGCTGATTTCCGCTGCTGTGCCGGTCTTGACCAGCTGAATGTGGTGCCGACCCAGGTGGAGCCGGGCGTTCTGAAGGCAGCCTGA
- a CDS encoding tRNA (5-methylaminomethyl-2-thiouridine)(34)-methyltransferase MnmD: MSLNAFAADPGKLSAYPTADGSFSLESERFGEAFHNSAGALNEALAKFAKPAELSRFVAGQRLAILDVCLGLGYNTAVILTALAEPPPALQWWGLELDRRPLQLALADHGFCTQWPQAVLQRLQAIQASDGWTDEGINGNSRHDAMSRGTQLWGDARVMLQHIPALQSFDLILQDAFSPQRCPELWTEEFLSALAARLAPGGRLLTYSRSAAVRASLQRAGLSLYSLLPAPGERPGWSSGTMAVKPGGLCSETGPGWRPLSVMEREHLLTRAAIPFRDPTSTGNAAEILQRRQVEQNHCALEATNAWQRRWKDQG, encoded by the coding sequence ATGAGCTTGAACGCCTTCGCTGCTGATCCGGGGAAGCTCTCGGCCTATCCCACCGCGGATGGCAGCTTCAGCCTGGAGAGCGAACGGTTTGGCGAGGCATTTCACAACTCCGCCGGAGCGCTGAACGAGGCCCTGGCCAAATTCGCCAAACCAGCAGAGCTCTCGCGCTTTGTTGCGGGACAACGTCTCGCGATTCTCGATGTGTGCCTGGGACTCGGCTACAACACCGCAGTGATCCTGACGGCTTTGGCGGAGCCGCCGCCTGCTCTGCAGTGGTGGGGTCTGGAGCTGGACCGTCGACCGCTGCAACTGGCGCTTGCCGATCATGGATTCTGCACCCAATGGCCTCAAGCTGTGCTGCAACGGCTGCAGGCGATCCAGGCCAGCGACGGCTGGACAGACGAGGGCATCAACGGAAACAGCCGTCATGATGCGATGAGCCGAGGAACGCAGCTGTGGGGGGATGCGCGCGTGATGCTGCAACACATCCCTGCACTCCAGAGCTTTGATCTGATCCTGCAGGACGCCTTCTCTCCCCAGCGCTGTCCGGAGCTGTGGACCGAGGAGTTTCTGAGTGCCCTGGCCGCACGTTTGGCACCAGGGGGCCGGTTGCTCACCTACAGCCGATCAGCTGCGGTCCGAGCCAGCCTCCAACGGGCTGGATTGTCGCTGTATTCGCTGCTGCCAGCCCCTGGGGAACGCCCGGGATGGAGCAGCGGCACGATGGCCGTGAAGCCAGGGGGCCTCTGCTCGGAAACCGGTCCAGGCTGGCGTCCACTGAGTGTGATGGAGCGGGAACATCTGCTCACCCGAGCCGCGATTCCCTTCCGTGACCCAACATCGACTGGCAACGCCGCGGAGATCCTGCAGCGGCGCCAGGTGGAACAGAATCACTGTGCGCTGGAAGCGACCAATGCCTGGCAGCGGAGGTGGAAAGACCAGGGTTGA
- a CDS encoding carbon-nitrogen hydrolase family protein — protein MTDFLAAALQLTSGQDPERNFTAAEEQIDLAARRGAELVGLPENFAFMGDDARRLELAPSLADQCSRFLVTMARRYQVVLLGGGFPVPVGDGSRTLNRAELVDRDGQCLARYDKIHLFDVDLPDGNTYRESATVTPGDNLPPVVDVPGLCRLGVSICYDVRFPELYRHLVGAGADLLMIPAAFTAFTGKDHWQVLLQARAIENTAYVLAPAQTGLHYGRRQSHGHAMVIDPWGTVLADAGVQQGAAIAPVNVSHVGRVREQMPSLRHRQPALF, from the coding sequence GTGACCGATTTCCTCGCGGCTGCTCTTCAACTCACCAGCGGTCAGGATCCGGAGAGGAATTTCACGGCGGCTGAGGAACAGATCGACCTGGCGGCCCGGCGCGGTGCCGAACTGGTGGGTTTGCCGGAGAACTTCGCCTTCATGGGGGATGACGCCCGCCGGCTGGAGCTGGCGCCAAGCCTTGCTGATCAATGCAGCCGCTTCCTGGTCACGATGGCCCGTCGGTACCAGGTTGTTCTGCTCGGAGGCGGTTTCCCCGTTCCGGTTGGCGATGGATCACGCACTCTCAATCGTGCTGAGCTCGTCGATCGCGATGGGCAGTGCCTTGCTCGTTACGACAAGATTCATCTGTTCGATGTTGATCTGCCGGACGGCAACACCTACCGGGAGTCGGCAACGGTGACCCCAGGCGACAACCTGCCTCCCGTGGTGGACGTTCCGGGCTTGTGTCGACTGGGGGTGTCCATCTGTTACGACGTGCGCTTCCCTGAGCTCTATCGCCATCTCGTTGGTGCCGGGGCCGATCTGCTGATGATTCCTGCCGCGTTCACGGCCTTCACGGGCAAGGATCACTGGCAAGTGCTGCTTCAGGCCCGTGCCATCGAGAACACGGCCTACGTGCTGGCACCTGCCCAAACCGGCCTTCATTACGGACGGCGCCAGAGCCATGGCCACGCCATGGTGATCGATCCCTGGGGCACGGTTCTCGCCGATGCCGGCGTTCAGCAGGGAGCTGCCATCGCGCCGGTCAACGTCTCGCACGTCGGCCGTGTCCGGGAGCAGATGCCGAGCCTGCGACATCGGCAACCGGCTTTGTTCTGA
- the murI gene encoding glutamate racemase, translating into MSSVLGLFDSGVGGLTVLRRVLERHGPVRCIYLGDTARVPYGCRSPEEIRSIAVEVVRWLRQQGVTTVVMACNTTNALARDVAEGQAGVPVIGLIGAASAMVREQRVGVLATAATVASGAYRTSIEALNPGAQVFEQACPDFVPLIEQGDLQCNQLRRAVETYLKPLKVRSVQSVVLGCSHYPLLVPLLREFLPEGVRLIDPALGVTQQLDALLGPPKTSHAGAVALEHCRLCVTADSEGFQDRATPWLGQRPQVELVQLQS; encoded by the coding sequence GTGAGCTCAGTTCTTGGCCTGTTTGACAGTGGGGTTGGTGGCCTCACCGTGCTGCGCCGCGTATTGGAGCGTCATGGCCCCGTCCGTTGCATCTATCTGGGGGATACAGCCAGAGTGCCCTACGGCTGCCGATCCCCGGAGGAGATCCGCTCCATTGCCGTGGAGGTGGTGCGTTGGCTGCGTCAGCAAGGGGTGACCACAGTGGTGATGGCCTGCAACACCACCAACGCCTTGGCAAGGGATGTTGCCGAGGGTCAGGCCGGCGTCCCGGTGATCGGATTGATTGGTGCGGCCTCAGCGATGGTGCGAGAGCAGCGCGTCGGTGTTTTGGCGACTGCGGCCACGGTGGCATCGGGTGCTTACCGCACCAGCATCGAGGCACTGAATCCCGGTGCTCAGGTTTTCGAACAGGCCTGCCCGGACTTTGTGCCTTTGATTGAACAGGGCGATTTGCAGTGCAATCAACTGCGTCGTGCCGTTGAGACCTATCTCAAGCCGTTGAAGGTGCGATCCGTGCAGTCGGTCGTGCTCGGCTGCAGTCACTACCCGCTGCTGGTGCCGCTGCTGCGCGAGTTCCTTCCTGAGGGGGTGCGTCTGATCGATCCAGCTCTGGGGGTGACGCAGCAACTGGATGCCTTGTTGGGGCCACCCAAAACAAGCCATGCAGGCGCTGTGGCACTGGAGCATTGCCGTCTCTGCGTGACAGCCGATTCCGAGGGGTTTCAGGATCGCGCCACGCCATGGCTGGGCCAGCGCCCGCAGGTTGAATTGGTGCAGCTGCAGTCCTGA
- a CDS encoding DUF3104 domain-containing protein: MSSDHGLAIHLETRPVFLDLKPGDIVIVWDHPEIVGSDETAWWMGQVIVLEGSARNPKAPSLVQVADVDTGVIRWVNADCIEQILMPFASDFAHV, encoded by the coding sequence ATGAGTTCCGACCATGGTTTGGCAATCCATCTCGAAACCAGGCCCGTCTTCCTTGACCTAAAACCCGGTGACATCGTCATCGTCTGGGACCACCCAGAGATTGTTGGATCTGATGAGACTGCCTGGTGGATGGGACAGGTGATTGTTCTCGAAGGCTCAGCCCGAAACCCGAAAGCACCAAGCTTGGTCCAAGTGGCTGACGTTGATACAGGCGTCATTCGCTGGGTCAACGCCGACTGCATCGAACAAATCCTCATGCCCTTCGCAAGTGACTTCGCACACGTATGA
- a CDS encoding N-acetylmuramoyl-L-alanine amidase → MLASWSRGWTLAAGAALQVHLLMVALPARAASALAAWAFTEQGVLQLRTSRNARLEAFYQQPSDGRGTRVWIDFPGELRFPRKLVGRGAIKEIRLGKPRPGATRLVVEFQPGVELEPSQLKLRGTSPDRWELRFQGLPTRGLDDFGEGDLTGRSTAWRPPSRIVPSQAPVNPAGLPTVKRGRYRVVIDPGHGGPDPGAVGIGGLRETDVVLDVSLQVAALLRARGVDVRMTRTSEIDVDLPPRVNLANRSGATAFVSIHANALSMSRPDVNGIETFFFSDPRSGRLASYLQQQMMAVSPGTPNRGVRRGRFFVIRRSAMPSALVEMGFVTGEIDAPRLARADHRRRLALAIAAGILNYLKFEVK, encoded by the coding sequence ATGTTGGCGTCATGGTCCCGCGGATGGACGCTGGCTGCGGGAGCGGCCCTGCAGGTTCATCTGCTGATGGTCGCGCTTCCCGCACGTGCTGCCAGTGCCCTCGCGGCCTGGGCGTTCACCGAACAGGGAGTGTTGCAGCTTCGTACCAGCCGTAATGCACGGCTTGAGGCGTTTTATCAGCAGCCCAGTGATGGGCGGGGAACCCGCGTCTGGATTGATTTCCCTGGAGAGTTGAGGTTCCCGCGCAAGTTGGTTGGCCGTGGCGCGATCAAGGAGATCCGCCTGGGGAAACCACGGCCTGGAGCGACCCGACTGGTGGTGGAATTCCAGCCAGGAGTTGAGCTGGAGCCGTCCCAGCTGAAGTTGCGCGGCACCTCCCCCGATCGCTGGGAATTGCGATTCCAGGGACTGCCAACCCGTGGGCTGGATGATTTCGGAGAGGGGGATCTCACCGGTCGCAGCACCGCCTGGAGACCACCCAGTCGCATTGTTCCCAGTCAGGCCCCTGTCAATCCGGCAGGGCTGCCGACCGTCAAACGGGGTCGCTATCGCGTGGTGATCGACCCTGGCCACGGAGGGCCTGACCCCGGTGCCGTGGGCATTGGCGGTTTGCGTGAGACCGATGTGGTGCTTGACGTCTCCCTGCAGGTGGCCGCTCTGCTGCGCGCTCGCGGCGTCGATGTTCGGATGACGCGGACATCGGAAATCGATGTTGATCTTCCCCCCCGCGTCAATCTGGCCAACCGTTCCGGTGCCACGGCCTTCGTGAGCATCCATGCGAATGCCCTAAGCATGAGCCGGCCGGATGTGAATGGCATCGAGACCTTCTTCTTCTCCGACCCCCGTTCCGGTCGCCTGGCGTCCTATCTGCAGCAACAGATGATGGCGGTGTCTCCCGGCACTCCCAACCGAGGCGTCAGGCGGGGCCGTTTTTTTGTGATTCGCCGCTCCGCAATGCCGTCGGCGTTGGTGGAGATGGGGTTCGTGACGGGTGAGATCGACGCTCCTCGCCTGGCACGAGCGGACCACCGACGACGTCTTGCCCTGGCCATCGCCGCCGGCATCCTCAACTACCTCAAATTCGAAGTGAAGTGA
- a CDS encoding AbrB family transcriptional regulator, with protein sequence MSIVYVARTSKGFRYVNAHRSDLLSKVKDLSDVSKSDLVRACVYVSTKKDGGERLNFTAFYEALLEAKGVNVAVGGTAGVGKAGRKLSFITTVQGYGNLLVGKAYTAMLDLNPGDEFTIKLSKKSIRLVPVCGDEEGE encoded by the coding sequence TTGTCGATCGTGTATGTTGCGAGAACATCCAAAGGTTTTCGATACGTCAATGCTCACAGGTCTGATCTTCTTTCCAAAGTCAAAGATCTTAGCGATGTCTCCAAGTCTGATCTTGTCAGGGCTTGTGTTTATGTCTCCACCAAGAAGGACGGAGGTGAGCGACTGAATTTCACAGCTTTTTACGAAGCACTCCTTGAGGCAAAAGGAGTGAATGTTGCCGTTGGTGGCACTGCTGGGGTTGGCAAGGCTGGCCGCAAACTCAGCTTTATCACCACTGTGCAAGGCTATGGAAACCTGCTTGTGGGTAAGGCATATACCGCCATGCTGGATCTGAATCCCGGCGATGAGTTCACCATCAAGCTCAGTAAGAAATCCATTCGTCTCGTCCCAGTCTGTGGCGACGAGGAAGGCGAATAG
- a CDS encoding UbiD family decarboxylase, with the protein MALFGSGSATRDLRGFLDLLDQKGQLRRITAPVDPDLELAAIADRVLTMGGPALLFENVIGSSMPVAVNTLGTVERVVWSMGLERAEQLEELGSRLALLQQPRPPKGLGETKQFARVFWDLIKARPDRDLTPPCRQQILQGDDVNLNNIPLIRPWPGDAGGVITLGLVITKDPETGVPNVGVYRLQRQSINTMTVHWLSVRGGARHLRKAAALGQKLEVAVAIGVHPLLVMAAATPIPVQLSEWLFAGIYAGEGVRLTPCKTLDLQVPSHSEVVLEGTITPGEVLPDGPFGDHMGFYGGVEDSPLVRFHCMTQRRDPVFLTTFSGRPPKEEAMLAIALNRIYTPILRQQIPEITDFFLPMEALSYKLAVISIDKAYPGQAKRAAMAFWSALPQFTYTKFVVVVDKQINVRDPRQVVWAIAAQVDPQRDLFTLADTPFDSLDFASEQLGLGGRLAIDATTKVGPEKNHDWGEPLSRPADLEQRISQRWSELGLDDLGSDEPDPSLFGYALDRLIQAINTAP; encoded by the coding sequence ATGGCCCTGTTCGGATCGGGATCGGCCACCCGCGACCTGCGCGGCTTCCTGGATCTCCTGGATCAAAAAGGTCAACTGCGACGGATCACGGCTCCGGTCGACCCTGATCTGGAACTGGCGGCTATCGCTGACAGGGTCCTCACGATGGGGGGTCCAGCACTGCTGTTTGAAAACGTGATCGGCTCCTCCATGCCGGTGGCCGTGAACACGCTTGGCACCGTCGAGCGCGTGGTGTGGAGCATGGGGCTGGAGCGAGCCGAGCAGCTTGAAGAGCTCGGCAGCCGTCTCGCCCTCTTGCAACAGCCACGCCCACCCAAGGGCCTGGGGGAGACCAAGCAGTTTGCGCGGGTGTTCTGGGATCTGATCAAGGCCAGGCCGGATCGAGATCTCACGCCGCCCTGCCGGCAGCAGATCCTTCAAGGCGATGACGTCAATCTCAACAACATTCCACTGATCCGTCCATGGCCGGGAGATGCCGGTGGTGTGATCACCCTCGGGCTGGTGATCACGAAGGATCCCGAAACCGGCGTCCCCAACGTTGGTGTCTATCGACTGCAACGCCAATCCATCAACACCATGACGGTGCACTGGCTGAGTGTGCGCGGCGGAGCCCGCCACCTCCGCAAGGCGGCAGCCCTTGGCCAGAAGCTTGAGGTTGCTGTGGCCATCGGCGTGCATCCGCTGCTTGTGATGGCTGCAGCCACTCCCATTCCGGTTCAGCTGAGCGAATGGTTGTTTGCAGGCATCTACGCAGGCGAAGGCGTGCGGCTCACACCCTGCAAAACCCTGGATCTGCAGGTGCCGAGCCACAGCGAGGTGGTTCTGGAGGGGACGATCACGCCGGGCGAGGTGCTTCCGGATGGGCCGTTTGGTGATCACATGGGCTTCTACGGCGGCGTGGAGGACTCACCACTGGTGCGCTTCCACTGCATGACGCAGCGCCGTGACCCAGTGTTTTTGACCACGTTCAGCGGTCGCCCCCCCAAAGAGGAAGCGATGCTGGCCATTGCCCTGAATCGCATCTACACCCCGATCCTGCGGCAGCAGATCCCCGAGATCACCGATTTCTTCCTGCCGATGGAGGCCCTCAGTTACAAACTGGCCGTGATTTCCATCGACAAGGCCTATCCCGGCCAGGCCAAGCGCGCGGCCATGGCCTTCTGGAGTGCCCTGCCCCAGTTCACGTACACCAAGTTTGTGGTTGTGGTCGACAAGCAGATCAACGTCCGTGACCCCCGCCAGGTGGTTTGGGCGATCGCAGCCCAGGTTGATCCCCAGAGAGATCTGTTCACCCTGGCGGACACTCCCTTTGACAGCCTGGACTTTGCCAGTGAGCAGCTTGGCCTCGGTGGACGTCTCGCCATCGATGCCACCACAAAGGTGGGGCCCGAGAAAAACCATGACTGGGGCGAACCCCTGAGTCGGCCAGCGGACCTGGAGCAGCGCATCAGCCAACGCTGGAGCGAGCTCGGCCTTGATGACCTCGGCAGCGACGAACCGGATCCCAGCCTGTTCGGCTACGCCCTCGATCGCTTGATCCAGGCCATCAACACCGCCCCATAG
- the glmU gene encoding bifunctional UDP-N-acetylglucosamine diphosphorylase/glucosamine-1-phosphate N-acetyltransferase GlmU, whose translation MLAVAVLAAGKGTRMKSALPKVLQPLAGATLVERVLASAGNLQPERRILIVGHQAERVEQTLNALEGLEFVLQQPQNGTGHAVQQLLPVLPDFEGELLVLNGDVPLLRPETIEALVHGHRSSGADVTLLTARLSDPTGYGRVFVDQQGQVTAIVEHRDCSNEQRRNNLTNAGIYCFNWLALAKVLPKLSRDNDQGELYLTDTVAMLPRAMHVEVADPDEVNGINNRKQLAQCETLLQERLRDHWMAEGVTFVDPASCTLSEACQFGNDVVIEPQTHLRGACSIGDNCRIGPGSLLENARLGSNVSVLHSVVREATVGNGVAIGPFAHLRPGAEIGDNCRIGNFVEVKKSQLGQGSKVNHLSYIGDALLGSDVNIGAGTITANYDGVQKHRTMIGDHSKTGANSVLVAPVRVGSQVTIAAGSTITKDVADGELAIGRSRQANKPGWAGRTG comes from the coding sequence ATGCTCGCTGTTGCCGTACTGGCCGCTGGAAAGGGAACACGGATGAAAAGTGCCCTTCCGAAGGTGCTGCAACCACTGGCTGGCGCCACCTTGGTGGAGCGCGTGTTGGCCAGCGCAGGCAATCTACAGCCGGAGCGACGGATTCTGATCGTTGGTCACCAAGCCGAACGGGTGGAGCAGACCCTGAACGCCCTGGAAGGCCTGGAATTCGTTCTGCAACAACCTCAGAACGGGACGGGGCACGCCGTCCAGCAGCTGCTGCCCGTTCTTCCGGACTTTGAAGGTGAACTGTTGGTTCTCAATGGAGATGTGCCCCTGTTGCGGCCGGAAACCATTGAGGCCCTCGTACATGGTCACCGCAGCAGCGGCGCTGATGTCACCCTGCTCACGGCGCGTCTGAGCGATCCAACCGGCTACGGCAGGGTTTTTGTTGATCAACAGGGACAGGTGACCGCAATCGTTGAACATCGCGATTGCAGCAACGAACAACGTCGCAACAACCTCACAAACGCCGGGATCTACTGCTTCAACTGGCTTGCGCTGGCCAAGGTTCTGCCCAAACTCAGCAGGGACAATGACCAGGGCGAGCTCTACCTCACAGACACGGTCGCCATGCTGCCCAGAGCCATGCATGTGGAGGTGGCCGACCCGGACGAAGTGAACGGAATCAACAATCGAAAACAGCTGGCTCAATGCGAAACGCTCCTGCAGGAACGTCTGCGCGATCATTGGATGGCAGAGGGAGTCACCTTTGTTGACCCTGCCAGCTGCACGCTCAGCGAGGCATGCCAATTCGGAAACGATGTGGTGATTGAACCGCAGACCCATCTTCGTGGGGCATGCAGTATCGGTGACAATTGTCGCATCGGCCCGGGCAGCCTGCTCGAGAATGCACGTCTCGGCAGCAACGTGTCTGTGCTCCATTCCGTGGTGCGCGAGGCCACTGTCGGCAATGGCGTTGCCATCGGTCCATTCGCCCACCTGAGGCCTGGAGCGGAGATCGGCGACAACTGCCGCATCGGCAATTTCGTCGAAGTGAAAAAAAGTCAGCTCGGCCAGGGGAGCAAGGTCAATCACCTCAGCTACATCGGAGATGCCCTGCTCGGCAGCGACGTCAACATCGGCGCAGGAACGATCACGGCCAATTACGACGGCGTTCAAAAACACCGCACCATGATTGGCGATCACAGCAAAACCGGTGCCAATTCAGTTCTGGTGGCCCCAGTGCGAGTGGGCTCGCAGGTCACGATCGCAGCGGGGTCCACGATCACCAAGGACGTTGCGGATGGAGAGCTGGCGATTGGACGATCGCGACAGGCGAACAAACCTGGTTGGGCAGGCCGGACAGGCTGA
- the sds gene encoding solanesyl diphosphate synthase: protein MITVTELLAPVENDLETLLSDLRSLIGAGHPILQAAAEHLFSAGGKRIRPGIVLLISRALARDGELSARHRRLAEITEMIHTASLVHDDVVDEASTRRGVETVHSRFDARVAVLAGDFLFAQASWHLANLDDLDVVKLLSRVIMDLADGEVKQGLFRYETGQSFETYLEKSYCKTASLIANSSRAAGVLSSCTEPQLDGLYQFGRQLGLAFQVVDDILDFTGSEQQLGKPAASDLASGYLTAPCFYAMEEHPELTALIDRQFSGAEDLDRALAMVRSSKAIPRTRELAETFARESREAIAWLPDSPSKRALMELPDFVLSRLY from the coding sequence ATGATCACCGTCACCGAGCTGCTGGCACCGGTTGAAAACGACCTCGAGACCCTGCTAAGTGATCTGCGCAGCCTGATCGGCGCGGGACATCCAATTCTCCAGGCTGCCGCTGAACATTTATTTAGCGCCGGTGGCAAGCGTATCCGCCCAGGCATCGTCCTGTTGATCTCCCGTGCCCTGGCCAGGGATGGCGAGTTGTCGGCCCGTCACCGTCGCCTGGCTGAGATCACCGAGATGATCCACACGGCCTCGCTCGTTCACGATGATGTGGTCGACGAAGCGTCCACCCGGCGTGGCGTTGAAACGGTTCACAGCCGCTTTGACGCACGGGTTGCTGTTCTGGCCGGTGATTTTCTCTTTGCCCAGGCCAGTTGGCATCTCGCCAATCTGGATGATCTGGATGTGGTCAAGCTGCTCAGCCGCGTCATCATGGATCTGGCTGACGGCGAAGTGAAACAGGGGTTGTTTCGCTATGAAACCGGACAGAGTTTTGAGACGTACCTCGAGAAGAGTTACTGCAAAACCGCCTCTCTGATTGCCAACAGCTCCCGGGCAGCGGGTGTTCTCAGTTCATGCACCGAGCCCCAACTCGACGGCTTGTATCAATTCGGCCGCCAACTCGGGCTGGCCTTCCAGGTTGTCGATGACATCCTTGATTTCACCGGCAGCGAGCAGCAGCTTGGTAAGCCGGCGGCCAGCGATCTGGCCAGTGGTTACCTCACAGCACCCTGTTTTTATGCCATGGAGGAACATCCTGAGCTGACTGCTCTGATTGACCGCCAGTTCAGTGGAGCTGAGGATCTCGATCGAGCGCTGGCGATGGTGCGTTCCTCGAAGGCGATCCCGAGAACACGGGAGCTGGCCGAAACCTTTGCCCGTGAGTCGAGGGAAGCGATCGCATGGTTGCCCGACTCCCCCTCCAAACGGGCTCTGATGGAGCTCCCTGATTTCGTTCTCAGCCGTCTGTATTGA
- the aroA gene encoding 3-phosphoshikimate 1-carboxyvinyltransferase has translation MSATAGTTSPRELKAGGSLSGRVKVPGDKSISHRSLLFGAIAEGTTTIQGLLPAEDPLSTASCLRAMGVSISPIEKNGIVTVEGVGLDGLKEPAEILNCGNSGTTMRLMLGLLAGREGRHFVLDGDASLRRRPMGRVGQPLASMGAEVRGREGGNLAPLAVQGCRLRGVVIGTPVASAQVKSALLLAALTAEGVTNVIEPARSRDHSERMLRAFGADLEVDGEMGRHITVRPGASLHGQDVVVPGDISSAAFWLVAGALVPGADLTIENVGLNPTRTGILEVLEQMEARIEVLNRRDVAGEPVGDLRITHGPLKPFAFGEEITPRLVDEVPILSVAACFCDGESRISGASELRVKETDRLAVMASQLKAMGADIEEHDDGLTIRGGRPLKGAELDSETDHRVAMSLAVAAMLAEGDSTLLRSEAAAVSYPAFWDELERLRC, from the coding sequence TTGAGCGCGACCGCAGGCACCACTTCTCCTCGCGAGCTGAAGGCCGGCGGCAGCCTCAGCGGTCGCGTCAAGGTCCCTGGAGATAAATCAATATCCCATCGCTCGCTGCTCTTCGGAGCGATTGCCGAGGGCACAACAACCATCCAGGGCCTGCTGCCCGCCGAAGACCCCCTGAGCACGGCATCATGTCTGAGGGCGATGGGCGTCAGCATCAGCCCGATCGAGAAAAACGGCATCGTCACCGTTGAAGGGGTGGGACTCGATGGTCTGAAGGAACCGGCAGAGATCCTCAACTGCGGCAATTCCGGGACAACGATGCGCCTGATGCTGGGGCTGCTGGCGGGACGTGAAGGGCGCCATTTCGTCCTGGATGGCGATGCCTCACTGCGGCGACGACCGATGGGACGGGTTGGTCAGCCCCTGGCCTCGATGGGTGCCGAGGTTCGCGGCCGTGAGGGCGGCAACCTGGCGCCCCTGGCCGTGCAGGGATGCCGGCTCAGGGGAGTGGTGATCGGAACGCCGGTGGCCAGCGCCCAGGTGAAATCAGCGTTGCTGCTGGCTGCCCTCACGGCTGAAGGTGTTACGAACGTGATCGAGCCGGCGCGCTCCCGCGATCACAGCGAACGGATGCTGCGCGCCTTTGGCGCCGACCTTGAGGTGGATGGTGAGATGGGACGACACATCACCGTCCGCCCTGGAGCGAGCCTGCATGGTCAGGACGTGGTGGTTCCTGGCGACATCAGTTCCGCTGCCTTCTGGCTGGTGGCCGGAGCACTCGTGCCCGGGGCGGATCTCACCATCGAGAATGTCGGGCTCAACCCCACTCGCACCGGAATTCTCGAGGTGCTGGAGCAGATGGAGGCCCGCATCGAGGTGCTCAACCGCCGTGATGTGGCCGGAGAACCGGTGGGGGACCTGCGCATCACCCATGGGCCACTGAAACCGTTTGCCTTCGGCGAAGAGATCACGCCCCGCCTCGTGGATGAGGTCCCGATCCTCAGCGTCGCCGCCTGTTTCTGCGATGGCGAAAGCCGGATCAGCGGTGCGTCCGAACTGCGGGTGAAGGAAACGGACCGGCTGGCGGTGATGGCAAGTCAACTCAAGGCCATGGGGGCCGATATCGAAGAACACGACGACGGATTGACCATCCGCGGCGGACGCCCCCTCAAGGGTGCAGAGCTCGACAGCGAAACCGACCATCGGGTCGCAATGAGCCTGGCGGTGGCCGCGATGCTGGCCGAAGGGGACTCCACGCTGCTTCGCAGTGAAGCGGCGGCTGTGTCCTATCCCGCCTTCTGGGATGAGCTTGAACGCCTTCGCTGCTGA